In Synechococcus sp. UW69, the following are encoded in one genomic region:
- the tilS gene encoding tRNA lysidine(34) synthetase TilS has product MGWTSWHDRLHRRLLQQPQLLPQESALLLAVSGGQDSIALLALLQDLAPLHGWSLSLWHGDHRWHDGSSRIAAELRAWCQQRQLPLQVDQAVPGQVPSEATARQWRYERLAQRAREAGADVVTGHTASDRAETMLLQLARGSDLAGLAALPSVRPLSPEGPHLRRPLLHLQRHDTLQICQDLALPIWDDPSNQSADFARNRIRQEVLPVLEDLHPGCSQRMSDLAERVSHVRDSQTELSRMALELLQTPAGLDRRGLGALNPATRRLLLAQWLQQQGVPPLPAAQLEQLSRRLQQGAPGGSADCPGGWQLSWKGAELMLLQREAEH; this is encoded by the coding sequence TTGGGCTGGACGTCCTGGCATGACCGCCTGCACCGGCGCCTGCTTCAGCAGCCGCAGCTGCTTCCGCAGGAGAGCGCCCTGCTGCTGGCAGTCTCCGGCGGACAGGACTCCATCGCCCTACTGGCTCTGCTGCAGGATCTGGCGCCCTTGCATGGCTGGAGCCTGAGCCTTTGGCATGGCGATCACCGCTGGCACGACGGCTCCAGCCGGATCGCCGCCGAACTGAGGGCCTGGTGCCAACAGCGCCAGCTGCCCCTGCAGGTGGATCAGGCGGTGCCGGGGCAAGTGCCCAGCGAAGCCACAGCCCGGCAGTGGCGTTATGAACGGCTGGCGCAGCGGGCCCGCGAAGCAGGCGCCGATGTGGTGACGGGCCACACCGCCAGCGATCGGGCCGAAACGATGCTGCTGCAGCTAGCCCGCGGCAGCGATCTTGCCGGACTGGCGGCACTGCCCAGCGTCCGCCCCCTGAGCCCAGAAGGTCCCCACCTGCGCAGGCCACTGCTGCACCTGCAACGCCACGACACTCTGCAGATCTGCCAAGACCTGGCCCTGCCGATCTGGGACGACCCGAGCAACCAATCCGCTGATTTCGCCCGCAACCGGATCCGTCAGGAGGTTCTGCCTGTGCTCGAGGACCTGCATCCGGGCTGCAGTCAGCGGATGAGCGATCTGGCCGAACGGGTGTCCCACGTGCGGGACAGTCAGACAGAACTCAGCCGGATGGCCCTGGAGCTCCTGCAAACCCCAGCCGGGCTGGACCGCCGCGGCCTGGGGGCGTTGAACCCGGCCACCCGGCGTCTGCTGCTGGCGCAATGGCTGCAGCAGCAGGGGGTGCCACCACTTCCGGCCGCCCAACTGGAGCAACTCAGCCGTCGGCTGCAACAGGGCGCACCCGGAGGTTCAGCCGATTGTCCGGGGGGCTGGCAGCTCAGCTGGAAGGGAGCGGAGCTGATGCTGCTGCAGCGCGAAGCAGAGCATTAA
- a CDS encoding aspartate-semialdehyde dehydrogenase: MSSTLPNRPLNVAVLGASGAVGQELLLLLEERRFPVGELKLLASARSAGQTQAWNGRVLTVEEVSAQSFEGVDLVLASAGGSVSKQWRDAITAAGAVMVDNSSAFRMEQGVPLVVPEVNPDAAFAHKGVIANPNCTTILLTLALAPLAAKRALRRVVVSTYQSASGAGARAMEELKNLSQTVLDGGTPKGEVLPYSLAFNLFLHNSPLQANSYCEEEMKMVNETRKIMGLPDLRFTATCVRVPVLRAHSEAVNIEFESPFPVEEARELLAAAPGVELIDDPAANRFPMPTDVTGRDPVAIGRIRQDISDANALELWLCGDQIRKGAALNAVQIAELLIQKS, encoded by the coding sequence TTGTCTTCGACCCTTCCCAACCGTCCTCTCAATGTTGCTGTTCTTGGTGCCAGCGGTGCTGTTGGCCAGGAACTGCTGCTGCTGCTTGAAGAACGCCGTTTCCCTGTTGGCGAGCTGAAGCTGCTGGCATCGGCCCGCTCTGCCGGTCAGACCCAAGCCTGGAATGGCCGTGTTCTCACGGTGGAAGAGGTGTCGGCTCAGTCGTTCGAAGGGGTTGACTTGGTGCTCGCCTCCGCCGGTGGCTCCGTTTCAAAGCAGTGGCGTGATGCGATCACGGCTGCAGGTGCGGTGATGGTCGACAACTCCAGCGCCTTTCGCATGGAGCAGGGGGTTCCCCTGGTGGTGCCGGAGGTCAATCCCGATGCGGCATTCGCCCACAAGGGGGTGATCGCCAATCCGAATTGCACCACGATCCTGCTCACCTTGGCCTTGGCCCCTCTGGCCGCGAAGCGAGCGCTGCGCAGGGTTGTCGTGAGCACGTATCAGTCCGCCAGTGGCGCCGGCGCCAGGGCGATGGAGGAGCTGAAAAATTTGTCCCAAACCGTGTTGGACGGGGGAACCCCCAAGGGTGAAGTGCTGCCTTACTCCCTGGCCTTCAATCTTTTTCTGCATAACTCACCGCTCCAGGCGAACAGCTACTGCGAGGAGGAGATGAAGATGGTCAACGAGACCCGCAAGATCATGGGTCTGCCGGATCTGCGTTTCACAGCGACCTGTGTGCGGGTGCCTGTGCTGCGGGCCCATTCCGAAGCAGTGAACATTGAGTTCGAGTCTCCTTTCCCTGTTGAGGAGGCACGTGAGCTCCTGGCGGCTGCCCCTGGTGTTGAGTTGATTGACGACCCGGCGGCGAACCGCTTCCCCATGCCGACAGACGTCACCGGTCGCGATCCGGTGGCGATCGGCAGGATCCGTCAGGACATCAGTGATGCAAATGCACTGGAGCTCTGGTTGTGCGGTGATCAAATCCGCAAGGGAGCGGCGCTCAACGCCGTTCAGATCGCTGAACTGTTGATCCAGAAGTCATGA
- the tig gene encoding trigger factor yields MSAAALKVTTEARPSSRLAVTVTVPGERCKTSYEDAITSLSRSINLPGFRKGKVPRTVLVQQLGGVRIKATALEQLIDGAWRDAIQQESLEPISQPDLSSGFDGLLESFEPGKELTFTLEADVAPTPKLKSTKGLKAEFETVAYDASRVDEMIEDSRKQMATVVPVEDRAAQNGDIAVLGFKGTYSDDGSEIEGGSADSMDVDLENGRMIPGFIEGVIGMKVGDNKTVDCQFPEDYPKEDARGRKAAFEIELKDLKTRELPDLDDAFAKQASEQETLVDLRKDLEQRLKDDAERRQTSNRRDALVAALVEQLEVDLPEALIQQESRNLLEQTAAQFAQQGMDVKSLFTPDLVRNLMQNSRPEAEERLRRSFALTALAEAEEIKLDDKDVDAKIKEVKKELSDEAKIDPERLRQAVMDDLMQDRLMGWLEENSTLTEKAPAADDGTPAAKKKAGGKKAPAKTKSKADAKD; encoded by the coding sequence ATGAGCGCTGCAGCCCTGAAGGTGACCACCGAAGCCCGCCCAAGCAGCCGTCTGGCGGTGACGGTCACCGTTCCTGGGGAGCGCTGCAAAACGAGTTACGAAGACGCGATCACCAGTCTCAGCCGCAGCATCAACCTGCCGGGCTTCCGCAAGGGCAAGGTGCCGCGCACGGTGCTGGTTCAGCAGCTGGGAGGTGTGCGAATCAAAGCCACAGCGTTGGAACAGTTGATTGATGGCGCCTGGCGGGACGCCATTCAGCAGGAATCCCTGGAGCCGATCAGCCAGCCCGATCTGAGCAGTGGCTTCGATGGGCTGCTGGAAAGCTTTGAGCCCGGCAAGGAACTCACCTTCACCCTGGAAGCCGACGTCGCTCCGACGCCGAAACTGAAGAGCACCAAGGGGCTGAAGGCGGAGTTCGAAACCGTCGCCTACGACGCTTCCCGTGTCGACGAGATGATCGAGGACTCCCGCAAGCAGATGGCCACGGTCGTTCCCGTGGAAGATCGTGCCGCGCAGAACGGTGACATCGCGGTGCTTGGGTTCAAAGGGACCTACAGCGATGACGGCAGCGAAATCGAGGGGGGCAGTGCCGATTCCATGGATGTCGACCTGGAAAACGGCCGGATGATCCCGGGCTTCATCGAGGGGGTCATCGGCATGAAAGTCGGCGACAACAAAACCGTGGATTGCCAATTCCCCGAGGACTATCCGAAGGAGGACGCGCGCGGACGCAAGGCCGCCTTCGAGATCGAGCTCAAGGACCTCAAGACCCGCGAACTGCCCGACCTGGATGACGCCTTCGCCAAGCAGGCGAGCGAACAGGAAACCCTTGTAGATCTGCGCAAAGATCTCGAGCAGCGGCTCAAGGACGACGCCGAACGGCGCCAGACCAGCAACCGCCGCGATGCGCTCGTCGCCGCATTGGTCGAGCAGCTCGAAGTGGACTTGCCCGAAGCCCTGATTCAGCAAGAGAGCCGCAACCTGCTGGAGCAGACGGCAGCCCAGTTCGCCCAGCAGGGCATGGATGTGAAGTCTCTGTTCACGCCCGATCTGGTGCGCAACCTGATGCAGAACTCCCGCCCAGAGGCCGAGGAACGGCTGCGCCGCAGTTTTGCCCTCACCGCCCTGGCTGAAGCGGAGGAGATCAAGCTCGACGACAAGGACGTTGACGCCAAGATCAAAGAGGTGAAAAAAGAACTCTCCGACGAGGCCAAAATCGATCCGGAACGCCTGCGGCAGGCCGTGATGGATGACCTGATGCAGGACCGTCTGATGGGTTGGCTCGAGGAGAACAGCACGCTCACCGAAAAGGCCCCGGCGGCGGATGACGGCACGCCAGCAGCCAAGAAAAAGGCTGGCGGCAAGAAGGCCCCCGCCAAAACCAAGTCCAAGGCGGACGCCAAGGACTGA
- the dapA gene encoding 4-hydroxy-tetrahydrodipicolinate synthase, whose amino-acid sequence MTRTATLSPTPFGRVVTAMVTPFDASGAVDLTLAGQLARHLVEQGSDGLLVCGTTGESPTLSWQEQLQLLQAVRDAVGNDAKVLAGTGSNSTAEAIEATQQAAAAGADGALVVVPYYNKPPQEGLEAHFRAIAKAAPELPLMLYNIPGRTGCSIAPATVARLMDCPNVVSFKAASGTTEEVTALRLACGPQLAIYSGDDGLTLPMLAVGAVGVVSVGSHVAGPEIRAMIESYLNGDGASALALHDALIPLFKALFATTNPIPVKAALELNGWSVGAPRPPLCPLSDDMKRSLSIAMAALRQT is encoded by the coding sequence ATGACACGTACCGCCACCCTCTCCCCAACACCCTTCGGTCGTGTTGTCACCGCCATGGTGACCCCCTTTGATGCCAGCGGTGCTGTGGATCTGACCTTGGCGGGTCAGTTGGCACGCCATCTTGTGGAGCAGGGTTCCGATGGATTGTTGGTGTGTGGCACCACCGGCGAGTCGCCGACCCTTAGCTGGCAAGAGCAGTTGCAACTGCTGCAGGCGGTTCGCGACGCCGTCGGCAACGACGCCAAGGTGTTGGCGGGCACCGGCAGCAACTCCACAGCGGAGGCAATAGAGGCCACCCAGCAAGCAGCGGCAGCCGGCGCCGATGGTGCTCTCGTGGTTGTGCCCTACTACAACAAGCCTCCCCAAGAGGGCCTAGAGGCCCATTTCCGTGCCATCGCTAAGGCGGCTCCTGAGTTGCCGTTGATGCTCTACAACATCCCCGGCCGCACCGGCTGCAGCATCGCTCCGGCCACGGTGGCGCGGCTGATGGACTGCCCCAATGTGGTGAGTTTCAAGGCCGCCAGCGGCACCACCGAAGAGGTCACGGCGCTGCGCCTGGCCTGCGGCCCGCAGTTGGCGATTTACAGCGGCGATGACGGCCTCACACTGCCGATGCTCGCCGTGGGTGCTGTTGGTGTGGTGAGTGTGGGCAGCCATGTGGCGGGCCCCGAGATACGCGCCATGATCGAGTCCTATCTGAATGGCGACGGTGCCTCCGCACTCGCCCTGCACGACGCTCTCATTCCTCTGTTTAAGGCCCTGTTCGCCACCACCAATCCGATTCCCGTCAAGGCTGCTCTCGAACTCAATGGCTGGTCTGTCGGTGCTCCCCGTCCACCTTTGTGCCCCCTCTCTGACGACATGAAACGTTCCCTCTCCATCGCCATGGCCGCCCTTCGTCAGACCTAG
- a CDS encoding precorrin-8X methylmutase, which produces MDRHGLMMAWMAQDHPIFTESIRRIQAALGDTGLPPLQQQVLERLVHSSGDLSLGPLLQFSEGACEHGVEALRQGAPILTDTAMAAAAVAPMAQRTLGSAVHTVLEWAPELAPQGSTRTAAGMEQAWMTLAVASPAPVVLIGSAPTALEVLLQRVAAGAPAPSLVIGMPVGFVGVAESKRHLAASGLAQIRLEGSRGGAGLVAAAVNALLRAAAASAPLPSS; this is translated from the coding sequence ATGGATCGGCATGGGTTGATGATGGCGTGGATGGCCCAGGACCACCCGATCTTCACCGAAAGCATCCGGCGGATCCAGGCGGCTCTGGGCGACACCGGCTTGCCTCCGCTGCAACAGCAGGTGCTGGAACGGCTGGTGCACAGCAGTGGTGATCTCTCCCTGGGGCCCCTGCTGCAGTTCAGCGAGGGGGCCTGTGAGCATGGGGTGGAGGCGCTGCGGCAGGGGGCGCCGATCCTGACGGATACCGCGATGGCAGCGGCAGCGGTGGCCCCGATGGCCCAACGCACCCTCGGCAGCGCGGTGCACACGGTGCTGGAGTGGGCTCCAGAGCTGGCACCGCAGGGTTCGACACGCACGGCCGCTGGCATGGAGCAGGCCTGGATGACGCTTGCGGTGGCGTCACCCGCTCCAGTGGTGCTGATCGGCAGTGCACCGACAGCTCTGGAGGTGCTGTTGCAGCGGGTGGCCGCCGGGGCCCCGGCCCCCAGCCTGGTGATCGGCATGCCGGTGGGCTTCGTGGGGGTGGCGGAAAGCAAGAGGCATCTGGCGGCCAGCGGTCTGGCTCAGATCCGCTTGGAGGGCAGTCGTGGCGGCGCGGGTCTGGTGGCGGCGGCGGTTAATGCTCTGCTTCGCGCTGCAGCAGCATCAGCTCCGCTCCCTTCCAGCTGA
- a CDS encoding ribonuclease J → MANNARSSKGQEPCLRVIPLGGLHEIGKNTCVFEYGDDLMLVDAGLAFPSDGMHGVNVVLPDTSFLRENQKRIRGMIVTHGHEDHIGGIAHHLKHFNIPVIYGPRLALSMLTGKMDEAGVRDRTTLQTVGPRDVVKVGQHFSVEFIRNTHSMADSFTLAISTPVGTVIFTGDFKFDHTPVDGENFDMARLAHHGEKGVLCLFSDSTNSEVPGFCPPERSVFPNLDRHIANAEGRVIVTTFASSIHRVSMILELALKNGRKVGLLGRSMLNVIAKARELGYMRAPDELFVPIKQINDVPDRETLLLMTGSQGEPLAALSRISRGEHPQVRVKTTDTIIFSASPIPGNTISVVNTIDKLMMLGAKVVYGKGEGIHVSGHGFQEDQKLMLALTRPKFFVPVHGEHRMLVQHSKTGHSMGVPVDNTLIIDNGDVVELTPDSLRKGNAVKAGIELLDQSRNGIVDARVLKERQQLAEDGVVTILAAISTDGAMVAPPRVNLRGVVTTADARKMSLWTEREVTWVLENRWKQLCRNTGEKAPEVDWMGVQREVEVGLGRRMRRELQVEPLILCLVQPAPGGTPVYKGRADAEPDDRPAPRGRGGRGGGSPYGRRNGGGGTPAPVRTNQGNGNGRSGSPTPAPVRAAAATATAVVEKVTPQPVVEKAAAAQQPVEAEMPAGRTRRRRSAAS, encoded by the coding sequence ATGGCCAACAACGCGCGATCCAGCAAGGGGCAGGAGCCTTGTCTTCGGGTGATCCCCCTGGGTGGACTGCATGAGATCGGCAAGAACACCTGTGTGTTCGAGTACGGCGATGACCTGATGCTGGTGGATGCAGGTCTGGCTTTCCCCAGCGATGGCATGCACGGGGTGAATGTGGTGCTGCCCGACACCAGCTTCCTGCGCGAGAACCAGAAGCGGATCCGCGGCATGATCGTCACCCATGGTCATGAAGACCACATCGGTGGCATTGCTCACCACCTCAAGCACTTCAACATTCCGGTGATCTATGGGCCGCGGCTGGCCCTCTCGATGCTCACCGGGAAGATGGACGAAGCGGGGGTCAGAGACCGCACCACCCTGCAGACCGTCGGTCCGCGTGATGTGGTGAAGGTGGGTCAGCACTTCTCGGTGGAGTTCATCCGCAACACCCACTCGATGGCCGACAGCTTCACGCTGGCCATTTCCACACCGGTGGGAACCGTGATCTTCACGGGTGATTTCAAGTTCGACCACACCCCGGTCGATGGTGAAAACTTCGACATGGCACGGCTCGCCCACCACGGTGAAAAGGGGGTCTTGTGTCTGTTCAGTGATTCCACTAACTCGGAAGTTCCTGGCTTTTGCCCTCCTGAGCGCTCCGTGTTCCCCAACTTGGACCGCCACATCGCCAATGCCGAGGGTCGGGTCATCGTGACCACCTTCGCCAGCTCGATCCATCGGGTGTCGATGATTCTGGAGTTGGCTCTGAAGAACGGCCGCAAGGTGGGGCTTCTGGGCCGCTCCATGCTCAATGTGATCGCCAAAGCCCGGGAACTGGGCTACATGCGCGCGCCGGATGAGCTGTTTGTGCCGATCAAGCAGATCAATGATGTGCCCGATCGTGAAACGCTGCTGCTGATGACCGGTAGTCAGGGCGAGCCGCTGGCAGCCCTGAGCCGCATCTCCCGCGGTGAACATCCCCAGGTGAGGGTGAAGACCACCGACACGATCATTTTCTCAGCCAGCCCGATCCCCGGGAACACGATTTCCGTGGTCAACACGATCGACAAGCTGATGATGCTGGGCGCCAAGGTCGTGTACGGGAAAGGCGAAGGCATTCATGTCTCCGGCCATGGCTTCCAGGAAGACCAGAAATTGATGCTGGCCCTCACCCGGCCCAAGTTCTTCGTGCCGGTGCACGGTGAGCACCGGATGCTTGTGCAGCACTCCAAAACCGGCCACTCCATGGGGGTTCCGGTCGACAACACCTTGATCATCGACAACGGTGACGTGGTGGAGCTCACTCCGGATTCGCTCCGCAAGGGCAATGCTGTGAAGGCAGGCATTGAGCTGCTGGATCAATCCCGCAACGGCATCGTTGACGCCCGTGTTCTGAAGGAGCGCCAACAGTTGGCGGAAGACGGCGTGGTGACGATCCTGGCGGCGATCAGCACCGATGGAGCCATGGTGGCTCCGCCGCGGGTGAACCTGCGGGGTGTGGTCACCACGGCGGATGCCCGCAAGATGTCCTTGTGGACCGAGCGGGAAGTCACCTGGGTGCTCGAAAATCGCTGGAAGCAGCTCTGCCGCAACACCGGTGAGAAGGCACCGGAAGTGGATTGGATGGGTGTGCAGCGTGAGGTGGAGGTGGGCCTCGGCCGGCGGATGCGCCGTGAACTGCAGGTGGAGCCACTGATCCTGTGTCTGGTGCAGCCAGCTCCTGGTGGCACGCCCGTTTACAAGGGTCGCGCCGATGCTGAGCCCGATGATCGTCCGGCGCCGCGCGGTCGCGGTGGTCGTGGAGGTGGGTCCCCCTATGGCCGTCGTAACGGTGGTGGTGGAACACCCGCTCCTGTGCGCACCAATCAGGGCAATGGCAACGGCCGTTCTGGCTCACCAACGCCGGCCCCCGTCCGTGCGGCGGCAGCAACAGCAACCGCTGTGGTGGAGAAAGTGACTCCCCAACCGGTTGTCGAGAAAGCTGCTGCTGCGCAACAGCCGGTCGAAGCGGAGATGCCTGCAGGGCGCACCCGTCGTCGTCGTTCAGCGGCCAGCTGA
- a CDS encoding aspartate kinase — translation MALLVQKFGGTSVGSVERIKAVADRIGRCREEGHDVVVVVSAMGHTTDELTGLANAITSTPTQREMDMLLASGEQVSIALLAMALNAQGVSATSMTGPQVGIATESTHGRARILGIRTDRIRNRLAAGQVVVVAGFQGTSTSSDGLNEITTLGRGGSDTSAVALAAALGADACEIYTDVPGVLSTDPRKVPDAQLMDTISCDEMLELASLGASVLHPRAVEIARNYGVNLVVRSSWSNAPGTRLTSRPARPISTNGLELGSPVDGMEEVDGQAVLALSHIPDQPGIAARLFETLSDGGINVDLIIQATHEGSSNDITFTVAEADLELARGISQKVLDQLGGDLAAEGGLTKLSISGAGIMGRPGIAANLFNCLCQQGINLRLIATSEVKVSCVIESSAGSKAVQAVRDAFDLEESQIRINPTNNGRGEPEVRGVALDRDQVQLSVRHVPDRPGTAASLCSALADNSISLDAIVQSERQHSDGSRDITFILRKDDRARADVALAPLLAQWPGAALEDGEAIARVSAVGAGMPATPGTAGRMFRALADAGINIGLIATSEIRTSCVVAEEAGVEALQVVHAGFGLGGDERHSAQGTPSPHDAS, via the coding sequence ATGGCCCTCCTGGTGCAGAAATTCGGGGGCACTTCCGTCGGCAGCGTGGAACGCATCAAGGCGGTGGCCGATCGCATCGGACGCTGCCGTGAGGAGGGGCACGACGTGGTCGTGGTGGTCTCCGCCATGGGCCACACCACCGACGAACTGACGGGTCTGGCCAACGCCATCACCTCAACCCCCACCCAGCGGGAGATGGACATGCTGCTGGCCAGTGGTGAGCAGGTGTCGATCGCCTTGCTGGCCATGGCCCTAAACGCCCAAGGGGTCAGTGCAACGTCGATGACCGGCCCGCAGGTGGGCATCGCCACGGAATCCACCCACGGCCGGGCCAGGATTCTCGGGATTCGCACCGACCGAATCCGCAACCGCCTCGCTGCTGGCCAGGTGGTGGTGGTCGCCGGGTTCCAGGGCACCAGCACCAGCAGTGATGGCCTCAACGAAATCACCACCCTCGGACGCGGGGGCTCCGACACCTCCGCAGTGGCCCTGGCGGCAGCGTTGGGGGCCGATGCCTGCGAGATCTACACCGACGTTCCGGGTGTTCTCAGCACCGACCCGCGCAAAGTGCCGGATGCCCAGTTGATGGACACGATCAGCTGCGACGAAATGCTCGAACTCGCGAGCCTTGGGGCCTCCGTGCTGCATCCCCGAGCAGTTGAAATCGCCCGCAACTACGGCGTGAATCTTGTGGTGCGATCCAGTTGGAGCAATGCCCCAGGCACCCGGCTCACCAGCCGACCAGCCCGTCCGATCAGCACCAACGGCCTGGAGCTCGGCAGTCCCGTGGATGGGATGGAGGAAGTGGACGGACAGGCCGTGCTCGCCCTCTCCCATATCCCCGATCAGCCCGGCATTGCCGCACGACTGTTCGAAACCCTCTCCGACGGGGGAATCAATGTGGACCTGATCATTCAGGCCACCCATGAGGGCAGCAGCAATGACATCACCTTCACGGTGGCCGAGGCGGATCTCGAGCTGGCCCGCGGCATAAGCCAGAAAGTTCTGGATCAACTGGGCGGCGATCTGGCAGCAGAAGGAGGGCTGACGAAGCTCAGCATCAGCGGGGCCGGAATCATGGGGCGACCGGGCATTGCCGCAAACCTGTTCAACTGCCTGTGTCAACAGGGCATCAACCTCCGCCTGATCGCCACCAGTGAAGTGAAGGTGAGCTGCGTGATCGAATCCAGTGCCGGCAGCAAAGCTGTTCAAGCGGTGCGGGACGCCTTCGACCTTGAGGAATCGCAAATCCGCATCAATCCCACCAACAACGGCCGTGGAGAACCGGAAGTGCGCGGCGTCGCCCTCGACCGCGACCAGGTGCAACTGAGTGTTCGCCACGTGCCCGATCGACCCGGCACCGCGGCGTCGCTGTGTTCAGCCCTAGCCGACAACAGCATCAGCCTGGATGCCATCGTTCAATCGGAACGACAACACAGCGACGGATCACGGGACATCACCTTCATCCTGCGCAAGGACGACCGCGCCCGTGCCGATGTAGCCCTAGCCCCCCTGCTGGCCCAGTGGCCGGGTGCCGCCCTGGAAGACGGCGAGGCCATTGCACGGGTGAGTGCCGTCGGTGCTGGGATGCCGGCAACGCCAGGAACAGCGGGGCGCATGTTCCGTGCTCTGGCGGATGCAGGCATCAACATCGGCCTGATCGCCACCAGTGAAATCAGAACCAGCTGCGTGGTGGCAGAAGAGGCTGGCGTCGAGGCCCTCCAAGTGGTGCACGCCGGGTTCGGACTGGGTGGTGATGAACGTCACTCCGCCCAAGGCACCCCATCACCTCACGACGCCAGCTGA
- a CDS encoding DUF561 domain-containing protein, whose product MTRLQQLPASLQRSLEQRSALKVIAGLMNFDAASVERVARAAGRGGADLIDVACDPALVRLAIEASGGVPVCVSSVEPEQFPAAVAAGAQMVEIGNYDAFYPQGRIFDAAEVLELTRRTRQLLPNVVLSVTVPHVLPMDEQEQLAIDLVAAGADLIQTEGGTSAKPFSAGHLGLIEKAAPTLAAAHSISRAVDVPVLCASGLSAVTLPMAIAAGAAGVGVGSAVNRLQDELAMLAVVRGLRDALGSAVATRV is encoded by the coding sequence ATGACCCGTCTTCAGCAGCTGCCCGCTTCTCTGCAGCGCAGCCTCGAGCAGCGCTCTGCGCTCAAGGTGATCGCTGGCCTGATGAATTTTGATGCCGCCAGCGTGGAGCGGGTCGCCCGTGCAGCAGGGCGTGGCGGTGCTGATCTGATCGATGTGGCCTGTGATCCTGCCCTGGTGCGCCTGGCGATTGAGGCCTCCGGTGGCGTGCCGGTGTGTGTGTCGTCGGTGGAGCCCGAGCAGTTCCCCGCGGCCGTGGCCGCCGGTGCGCAGATGGTGGAGATCGGTAACTACGACGCCTTCTATCCCCAAGGCCGGATTTTTGATGCCGCTGAGGTGCTGGAGCTCACCCGCCGCACCCGCCAACTGCTGCCCAACGTTGTGTTGAGCGTCACGGTGCCCCACGTGTTGCCGATGGATGAGCAGGAACAGCTGGCCATCGATCTGGTGGCGGCCGGTGCCGATCTGATCCAGACCGAGGGCGGCACCAGTGCCAAGCCCTTCAGCGCTGGTCACCTCGGCCTGATCGAGAAGGCTGCTCCCACCCTGGCGGCGGCCCACAGCATCAGCCGTGCTGTCGACGTGCCCGTGCTTTGTGCTTCGGGGCTCTCGGCGGTGACGCTGCCGATGGCGATTGCCGCCGGTGCCGCCGGCGTGGGTGTCGGTTCAGCGGTGAACCGCCTCCAGGATGAGCTGGCGATGCTGGCTGTGGTGCGCGGTCTGCGCGACGCCTTGGGCAGCGCTGTCGCGACCCGCGTCTGA
- the holA gene encoding DNA polymerase III subunit delta, protein MPIHLLWGDDAAARDRAIEALIGQVVDPSWSSLNLSRLDGADAGQALQALEEARTPPFATGERLVLLQRSPFCNGCPSELADRFEAALELIPDTSHLVLVNPAKPDGRLRTTKTLQKRIKSGLDQEQSFPLPAAWDGNGQRQLVQRTAEALGLQVDPDAIDALVEAIGTDSARLESELRKLSLRGTTISAARVQELVGGRSTNALAVGDALLEGNPGEAIARWDALIEAGEPALRIVATLTGQIRGWLWVSLLEQQGERDVAVIAKAAGIGNPKRIYVMRKQLQGRPAKRFLSLLGRLLEVEARLKRGAQPGDAFRDGLLG, encoded by the coding sequence ATGCCGATCCATCTGCTCTGGGGTGATGACGCCGCCGCGCGGGACCGGGCCATCGAGGCTCTGATCGGCCAGGTGGTGGACCCCAGCTGGAGCAGCCTCAACCTCAGCCGCCTGGATGGGGCAGACGCTGGTCAAGCCCTGCAGGCCCTCGAAGAGGCCCGCACACCTCCCTTCGCCACGGGCGAACGGCTGGTGCTGCTGCAGCGCAGTCCGTTCTGCAACGGCTGTCCCAGTGAACTGGCCGACCGGTTTGAAGCCGCCCTTGAACTCATCCCCGACACCAGCCACCTGGTGCTGGTGAACCCTGCCAAACCGGATGGTCGCCTGCGCACTACCAAAACCCTGCAGAAGCGAATCAAAAGCGGACTCGATCAGGAACAAAGCTTCCCGCTGCCAGCCGCCTGGGATGGCAATGGTCAGCGCCAATTGGTACAACGCACCGCCGAGGCCCTGGGTCTGCAGGTCGACCCCGATGCCATCGATGCCCTGGTGGAGGCCATCGGCACCGACAGCGCCCGACTCGAATCGGAACTGCGCAAGCTTTCCCTGCGCGGCACCACCATTTCCGCTGCGCGGGTTCAGGAGCTGGTGGGGGGTCGCTCCACCAATGCGCTGGCCGTGGGCGATGCGCTGCTGGAGGGCAACCCCGGCGAAGCCATTGCCCGCTGGGATGCCCTCATCGAAGCCGGGGAACCAGCTCTGCGAATTGTGGCCACCCTCACCGGTCAGATCCGGGGTTGGCTCTGGGTGAGCCTGCTGGAACAGCAGGGGGAAAGAGATGTGGCGGTGATTGCCAAGGCCGCCGGGATCGGTAATCCCAAACGCATCTATGTGATGCGCAAGCAGCTGCAGGGTCGCCCGGCCAAACGCTTCCTCTCCCTGCTCGGGCGCCTGCTGGAGGTGGAGGCACGGCTGAAACGCGGCGCCCAGCCAGGCGATGCCTTCCGCGACGGACTGCTGGGCTGA